The genomic window GCGTAGATGCCCACGTCCAGCCGCGCGCGCGGCGCGTCGAGGCTCAGCGCGACGCGGCTGCGCTCGGTGAACGGGTTCGGCGTCGCCGGGGCGAAGCGCAGGCCGTTCGGCAGCAGGTCGACGCCGGTCTGATCGCCGGTGTCGAGACGCCACAGCGAGCCGCCGGTGAGGATGTAGACCTCGCCCGCCGTGTCCTCGCCGAAGGAGAGCACGTTGCCCACGCTCTGATCCGTGAGGATGCGCTGGGCGATGTCGGTGTCGGGATCATATGCCCAGACGAAGCCGGTGCAGTAGTCGCCGAAGAGGTACTTGCCCTGCAGCTCGGGCACGCTGCCGCGATAGAGATAGCCGCCCGTGATCGAGCAGTTGCCGCCGGAGTGGTTGTACTCGTGGACGGGCAGGGTGAGGCCGGTCTGGTCGCAGCCGCTGGGGGGATCGTAGCAGTGCGTCCCCTCCATGGTGTTCCAGCCGTAGTTCACGCCGCCGGCCGCGCCGGCGAGCTGGTGGTCGATCTCCTCCCAGTTGCCCTGGCCCACGTCGGCGATCCAGAGGTCGCCGGTGCCGCGGTCGAAGCTGAAGCGCCAGGGGTTGCGGAGGCCGTAGGCCCAGATCTCGTCGAGGCCGGCCGTGCCCACGAAGGGGTTGCTGGCGGGAACCGTGTAGGGCATGGCGCCGTCCACGTCCAGGCGCAGGATCGAGCCCAGCGGCGTGTTGATGTTCTGGCCGTTCTCGTTGGGGTCGCCGCTGCCGCCGCCGTCGCCGAGGCCGGCGTAGAGGTAGCCGTCGGGCCCGAAGGCCAGCATGCCGCCGTTGTGGTTCGAGGCGGGCTGGGTGACCTCCAGCAGCTCCATCCGGCTGCCGGGATCGGCCACGTCGGGGTTCGCGCTCACGGAGTAGCGCGCGATCCAGCTGCAGCGGTTGCTGAGATCGCAGTCCGCGTTGTCCGCGCTGTGGTAGACGTAGAAGTAGCCATTGCTCGCGTAGTCGGGATGGAAGGCCAGGCCCAGGAGGCCCTGCTCCCCGCCGTAGTTGACGATGGCGCTGATGTCGAGGAAGGGCGAGGGCAGCAGGGTCTCCGTCGCCATGTCCATGACGCGGATCACGCCGCCCTGCTGGACGATGAAGAGCCGCTGGTCGTCACCTGCGGGCGCCGTGGCGAAGACGGCCGCGTTCAGGCCGTTCAGCACCTGGGTCGCTTCGTAGGCCTGAACGCCATTCACGGCGCCCAGGCTGAGCGCCAGTCCAAGGATCGTCGTCGCTGTCAATCGAGTCATCGCGGGCCTCCTTGTCTGGAAAATCTTACTTCCACCAA from Candidatus Latescibacterota bacterium includes these protein-coding regions:
- a CDS encoding PQQ-dependent sugar dehydrogenase — its product is MTRLTATTILGLALSLGAVNGVQAYEATQVLNGLNAAVFATAPAGDDQRLFIVQQGGVIRVMDMATETLLPSPFLDISAIVNYGGEQGLLGLAFHPDYASNGYFYVYHSADNADCDLSNRCSWIARYSVSANPDVADPGSRMELLEVTQPASNHNGGMLAFGPDGYLYAGLGDGGGSGDPNENGQNINTPLGSILRLDVDGAMPYTVPASNPFVGTAGLDEIWAYGLRNPWRFSFDRGTGDLWIADVGQGNWEEIDHQLAGAAGGVNYGWNTMEGTHCYDPPSGCDQTGLTLPVHEYNHSGGNCSITGGYLYRGSVPELQGKYLFGDYCTGFVWAYDPDTDIAQRILTDQSVGNVLSFGEDTAGEVYILTGGSLWRLDTGDQTGVDLLPNGLRFAPATPNPFTERSRVALSLDAPRARLDVGIYAVDGRRLRTLRAGPAAAGTLDLSWDGRDDAGRKLPAGVYLLRAETEKETSGQRLTLIR